In Caproicibacterium amylolyticum, a genomic segment contains:
- the tgt gene encoding tRNA guanosine(34) transglycosylase Tgt, whose product MYTLLKKEGAARRGTYSTPHGTIQMPAFMNVATAGAIKGAVSALDLKEVHCQVQLCNTYHLHLRPGDQQVRKLGGLHQFTQWQGPILTDSGGFQVFSLAKLRNIKEEGVTFASHIDGHKIFMGPEESMQIQSHLGSTIAMAFDECMQNPAEYDYAKHSVARTTRWLYRCKTEMNRLNALPNTINPQQLLWGINQGSVYDDLRIEHMKQIAELDLPGYAIGGLAVGESADVMYHILEVLNPYLPKDKPRYLMGVGTPANILEGVRRGVDIFDCVMPTRNARHGHAFTTEGIRNLMNAKYELDEHPLEDGCQCPACQHFTRAYIHHLLKAGEMLGMRLMVLHNLYFYNTLLEKIRTALDNGCFEQFYRENIEAVSTRI is encoded by the coding sequence ATGTATACATTATTAAAGAAGGAGGGGGCCGCACGGCGGGGAACCTATTCCACACCGCACGGCACCATCCAAATGCCGGCATTTATGAACGTTGCCACCGCCGGTGCCATCAAAGGTGCTGTTTCCGCTCTGGATTTAAAAGAAGTCCATTGTCAGGTGCAGCTCTGCAACACCTACCATCTGCACCTGCGTCCGGGCGACCAGCAGGTGCGAAAGCTGGGTGGGCTTCACCAGTTCACACAGTGGCAGGGACCAATTCTGACTGACAGCGGCGGTTTTCAGGTTTTTTCTCTTGCAAAATTGCGCAATATTAAAGAGGAAGGTGTGACCTTTGCCTCTCACATCGACGGGCACAAAATTTTTATGGGGCCGGAAGAAAGCATGCAAATCCAATCCCACTTAGGCAGCACGATTGCCATGGCGTTTGATGAATGTATGCAGAACCCAGCCGAATATGACTATGCAAAACATTCCGTTGCACGCACCACACGCTGGCTGTACCGCTGCAAAACGGAAATGAACCGTTTAAATGCACTGCCAAACACCATCAATCCGCAGCAGCTGCTCTGGGGAATCAATCAGGGCAGCGTTTATGACGACCTGCGCATTGAGCATATGAAGCAGATCGCTGAACTAGACCTGCCGGGTTATGCCATCGGCGGGCTGGCTGTGGGGGAAAGTGCCGATGTCATGTATCACATTCTGGAAGTACTGAATCCTTATCTGCCAAAAGACAAGCCTAGGTATCTCATGGGAGTCGGCACGCCTGCCAATATTTTGGAGGGTGTGCGCCGCGGCGTAGATATTTTTGACTGTGTAATGCCGACCCGCAATGCACGCCACGGGCACGCATTTACCACGGAAGGCATCCGTAACCTGATGAATGCCAAATATGAGCTGGATGAACATCCACTGGAGGATGGCTGCCAGTGCCCAGCGTGCCAGCACTTTACACGCGCTTACATTCACCATCTGCTGAAAGCCGGGGAAATGCTCGGTATGCGGCTAATGGTGCTGCACAATCTGTACTTTTATAACACGCTGCTTGAAAAAATTCGTACTGCTCTGGACAACGGCTGCTTTGAACAGTTTTACCGCGAAAATATTGAAGCGGTCAGCACCCGTATTTAA
- the scfA gene encoding six-cysteine ranthipeptide SCIFF, giving the protein MKQIKTLNQANLKESCVKGGCGECQASCQSACKVSCTVANQKCENKNR; this is encoded by the coding sequence ATGAAACAGATTAAAACTTTGAACCAAGCAAACTTGAAGGAAAGCTGCGTTAAGGGCGGCTGCGGCGAATGCCAGGCTTCCTGCCAGTCTGCCTGCAAGGTTTCCTGCACTGTTGCAAACCAGAAGTGCGAAAATAAAAACCGCTAA
- the queA gene encoding tRNA preQ1(34) S-adenosylmethionine ribosyltransferase-isomerase QueA yields MELDLKNLKTKDFYYDLPQELIAQTPIEPRDSSRLLTLNKETGEIAHSHFHDITDWLHPGDCLVLNDSRVLPARIYGIKEDTGARVEFLLLTNQGSDTWEVLCKPGKKAKVGTHFTFGDGLLTAEVTAVQDDGNRIVRFAYDGNFFAILDQIGQMPLPPYIKKKLENQERYQTVYSKEVGSAAAPTAGLHFTKELLQKVKDMGVKVEFVTLHVGLGTFRPVSADRVVDHKMHSEHYLLPQETADVINETRESGGRVIAVGTTSCRTLESVAAKEDCIKESEGWTDIFIYPGFQFKVLDGLITNFHLPESTLIMLVSALAGYDHIMNAYRVAVQEKYRFFSFGDAMFIY; encoded by the coding sequence ATGGAACTAGACTTAAAAAACTTAAAAACCAAAGATTTCTATTATGACCTGCCACAGGAACTAATTGCGCAGACTCCCATAGAACCGCGCGATTCTTCCCGTCTGTTAACCCTAAATAAAGAAACCGGTGAAATTGCACACAGCCATTTCCATGATATTACGGATTGGCTGCATCCAGGGGACTGTCTGGTCCTCAACGATTCCAGAGTTCTGCCCGCACGTATTTACGGTATCAAAGAGGACACTGGCGCGCGTGTGGAGTTTCTGCTGCTGACAAACCAGGGGAGCGACACATGGGAGGTTCTCTGCAAACCCGGCAAAAAAGCAAAAGTCGGAACACACTTTACCTTTGGTGACGGGCTGCTTACTGCAGAGGTCACCGCTGTGCAGGATGACGGCAATCGAATCGTAAGATTTGCTTATGACGGCAACTTTTTTGCAATACTCGACCAAATTGGTCAAATGCCGCTGCCGCCTTATATTAAGAAAAAGCTTGAAAATCAGGAACGCTATCAAACAGTATATTCTAAAGAGGTCGGTTCTGCCGCAGCGCCGACCGCAGGCCTGCACTTTACCAAAGAACTGCTGCAGAAGGTAAAAGATATGGGCGTAAAGGTTGAGTTTGTTACACTTCATGTTGGACTGGGTACTTTCAGGCCGGTATCAGCTGACCGCGTAGTTGACCACAAAATGCACTCGGAACATTATCTGCTGCCGCAGGAAACCGCTGATGTCATTAATGAAACCAGGGAAAGCGGTGGTCGGGTGATTGCAGTCGGTACTACCAGCTGCCGCACACTGGAAAGCGTTGCCGCAAAAGAGGACTGTATAAAGGAAAGCGAAGGCTGGACTGACATTTTCATTTATCCCGGCTTTCAATTTAAAGTTTTGGATGGGCTGATTACAAATTTCCACCTGCCGGAAAGTACGTTGATTATGCTGGTAAGTGCGCTTGCCGGCTATGATCATATTATGAACGCTTACCGGGTGGCGGTGCAGGAAAAATACCGGTTTTTCTCTTTTGGAGATGCAATGTTTATTTACTGA
- the asd gene encoding aspartate-semialdehyde dehydrogenase, whose amino-acid sequence MKQFNVGIIGATGMVGQRFTTLLENHPWFHVTALAASARSAGKTYEEAVGNHWLMKTPMPEAMKKMVVFNAEEDVEKITSLVDFVFCAVNMNKDEIKALEETYAKHECPVMSNNSANRGTPDVPMIIPEINADHAAVIPAQRKRLGTKRGFIAVKSNCSLQSYVPAINPLLDLHVTKALACTYQAISGAGKTFETFPQILDNVIPFIGGEEGKSENEPMKIWGHVEDGKIINAVEPAITSQCLRVPVSDGHTAAVFVSFEKPATMEEIIERWETYKGEPQVLNLPSAPKQFLHYFREEDRPQTKLDRNLENGMAVSIGRLRPDTQYTIKFVCLSHNTLRGAAGGAVLMAELLAAKGYLD is encoded by the coding sequence ATGAAGCAGTTCAATGTTGGCATTATCGGAGCAACAGGTATGGTCGGTCAGCGGTTTACTACTTTGCTGGAAAACCACCCCTGGTTTCATGTAACAGCACTTGCGGCAAGTGCGCGGTCGGCCGGCAAAACATATGAAGAAGCTGTGGGCAATCACTGGCTGATGAAAACGCCTATGCCGGAAGCAATGAAAAAAATGGTTGTTTTCAATGCAGAAGAAGATGTGGAAAAAATCACTTCTCTGGTGGATTTCGTTTTTTGTGCGGTAAACATGAACAAAGATGAAATCAAAGCACTGGAAGAAACCTATGCAAAGCATGAGTGCCCGGTTATGTCCAATAACAGCGCAAACCGTGGTACACCGGATGTTCCTATGATTATTCCCGAAATCAATGCAGACCATGCGGCGGTGATTCCAGCACAGCGCAAGCGTCTGGGAACCAAGCGCGGATTCATTGCTGTAAAGTCCAACTGTTCTCTGCAAAGCTATGTTCCGGCTATCAATCCGCTGCTGGATCTGCATGTCACCAAGGCGTTGGCCTGCACTTATCAGGCAATCTCCGGTGCCGGCAAGACTTTTGAGACTTTCCCGCAGATTCTGGACAATGTGATTCCTTTCATCGGCGGTGAAGAAGGTAAAAGCGAAAATGAGCCTATGAAAATTTGGGGCCACGTGGAAGACGGAAAAATTATCAACGCAGTGGAACCGGCAATCACTTCCCAGTGCCTGCGTGTCCCGGTTTCCGATGGTCACACCGCAGCTGTTTTTGTGTCCTTTGAAAAACCTGCAACAATGGAAGAAATTATTGAGCGCTGGGAAACCTACAAGGGTGAGCCGCAGGTACTGAATCTGCCAAGCGCGCCGAAACAGTTCCTTCACTATTTCCGTGAAGAGGACCGCCCTCAGACAAAACTTGACCGCAACCTTGAAAATGGCATGGCAGTTTCCATTGGACGTTTGCGCCCGGATACACAGTATACGATTAAATTTGTGTGCTTGTCTCATAACACGCTGCGCGGTGCGGCCGGCGGCGCGGTGTTGATGGCAGAGCTGCTTGCAGCAAAGGGCTATTTAGATTAA
- a CDS encoding TIGR04086 family membrane protein: MKSVRMITMKPGMVLLRSILIGTVGGAAICTVLLLLAAAVIQSSGKLPQDLLQPLVLVICGISAFFSGFLSAKVSRKRGLLLGAGCGLLLFLLCLIGGVVNSHDVASVSSLTRLLVMVFAGALGGYLAVYQSQKIR, translated from the coding sequence ATGAAAAGTGTCAGGATGATTACTATGAAACCAGGTATGGTGCTGCTGCGTTCCATCTTAATTGGTACTGTTGGCGGAGCAGCAATTTGCACAGTACTGCTGCTGCTTGCCGCTGCAGTCATTCAATCCAGTGGAAAGCTGCCGCAGGATCTGCTGCAGCCGCTGGTCCTTGTTATTTGCGGCATCAGTGCGTTTTTCTCAGGATTTCTTTCAGCAAAAGTCAGTCGGAAACGTGGGCTGCTGCTTGGTGCCGGGTGCGGGCTGCTGCTGTTTTTGCTTTGTTTGATTGGCGGAGTGGTCAATTCGCATGATGTTGCCAGTGTTTCTTCTCTTACACGTTTGCTGGTAATGGTCTTTGCCGGTGCACTGGGCGGATACCTTGCAGTCTATCAAAGTCAAAAAATCAGATAG
- the yajC gene encoding preprotein translocase subunit YajC, which yields MINPVTLSATASGTAAASGTTSMAGMLITFVPIILLFVLMWLIMIRPQNKKRKEEDNMRKNAQIGDDITTIGGICGRIVGIKEDNDTLVIETGTDRAKMRIKRWAVGSVDTIHDNPIEEGPKKKRFFGKKKDDADTNGKSKKGKEEDVL from the coding sequence ATGATTAATCCTGTAACCCTGTCGGCCACTGCATCCGGCACAGCTGCCGCATCCGGCACTACCAGTATGGCCGGTATGCTGATTACGTTTGTGCCGATTATCCTGCTTTTTGTTCTTATGTGGCTCATTATGATTCGTCCCCAGAATAAAAAGCGCAAAGAAGAAGACAATATGCGCAAAAACGCCCAGATTGGTGATGACATCACCACCATTGGCGGTATCTGTGGCCGTATCGTTGGCATTAAAGAAGACAATGATACACTGGTAATCGAAACCGGTACTGACCGCGCAAAAATGCGCATTAAACGCTGGGCTGTTGGCAGTGTGGACACAATTCATGACAATCCGATTGAAGAAGGCCCAAAGAAAAAGAGATTTTTCGGCAAAAAGAAAGACGATGCTGATACCAACGGAAAGTCCAAAAAGGGCAAAGAGGAGGACGTGCTTTAA
- the dapB gene encoding 4-hydroxy-tetrahydrodipicolinate reductase gives MVNVIISGCSGKMGHVVAQEIAARNDAKTAAGIDLRPCACDFPVFSSPSEVTVPANVVIDFSNPSVLQPLLSFVKQKKLPIVLCTTGYDDKQIAALKEASREIPVFYSRNMSLGINLLIELCKKASQVLGSAFDVEVIEQHHNQKIDAPSGTALMIADAISETRSSETHYVYDRHSQRKKRESSEIGIHSIRGGTIVGEHEVLFAGHHETITISHSAQSKEVFAAGAVNAAVFLAGEPAGLYDMSDLLK, from the coding sequence ATGGTGAATGTCATTATCAGCGGATGCAGTGGGAAAATGGGTCATGTGGTTGCACAGGAAATTGCAGCACGCAATGATGCCAAAACAGCAGCAGGCATTGATTTGCGGCCCTGCGCTTGCGATTTTCCAGTCTTCTCCTCTCCATCCGAAGTGACTGTGCCCGCCAATGTCGTCATCGATTTTTCAAACCCGTCTGTTTTGCAACCACTCCTTTCTTTTGTAAAACAGAAAAAATTGCCGATAGTCCTCTGCACGACCGGATACGATGACAAACAGATAGCAGCATTAAAAGAGGCCAGTCGGGAGATTCCGGTATTTTATTCCCGCAACATGTCATTGGGTATCAATCTATTGATTGAACTTTGCAAAAAAGCTTCACAGGTACTCGGTTCTGCATTTGATGTAGAAGTAATTGAGCAGCATCACAATCAGAAGATTGATGCACCCAGTGGAACAGCATTGATGATTGCAGACGCTATTTCAGAAACGCGCTCCAGTGAAACACATTATGTATATGACCGGCATTCTCAGCGAAAAAAACGTGAATCTTCTGAAATTGGCATTCATTCTATCCGTGGGGGTACTATTGTAGGAGAACATGAAGTACTGTTTGCAGGGCACCATGAAACAATTACAATTTCTCATTCAGCGCAGTCAAAAGAAGTTTTTGCTGCTGGTGCGGTAAATGCAGCGGTTTTTCTGGCCGGCGAGCCAGCCGGACTTTACGATATGTCTGATTTACTGAAATAA
- a CDS encoding ACT domain-containing protein translates to MVVNTNSEITLVTLQNCPADATFLAKIFVKIADLGINVDMISLSPNHGSCTAVSFTISDEDLGKILRFTSALQETSSIKTIISSGNCKINVYDENMVNTPGVAAKVFSAVSTVNTDIRIVTTSDVDISMLVTEADFGATLEAVQNALK, encoded by the coding sequence ATGGTGGTTAATACCAACAGTGAAATTACTCTGGTAACTTTGCAGAATTGCCCTGCTGATGCAACTTTTCTTGCTAAGATATTTGTAAAAATTGCAGATTTAGGAATCAATGTAGATATGATTTCACTTTCCCCGAATCATGGGTCCTGTACAGCAGTTTCTTTCACCATCAGTGATGAGGATTTGGGAAAAATTTTAAGGTTTACATCTGCTTTGCAGGAAACATCTTCTATTAAAACAATTATCAGCAGCGGTAACTGCAAAATCAATGTTTATGATGAAAACATGGTCAACACTCCTGGTGTTGCCGCGAAGGTTTTTTCAGCGGTCTCTACTGTAAATACCGATATACGTATTGTTACTACATCGGATGTTGATATTTCAATGCTGGTAACAGAAGCGGATTTCGGTGCTACCCTTGAAGCAGTACAGAATGCATTAAAGTAA
- a CDS encoding glycosyltransferase produces MKKLCLITDHYPYTKGELPFVLPELAVTHQYFDVQIFSKDMQEQQEYTPPYDIPAKHFNLTGGKAFKATQYLYYKTKKMYRQEIEEKHPDHPANQVEAEVRNFLFNAEMLRRWLKREGCFQDITNTVYYTFWYSTGTMALVLEKQKHPEMKIATRAHGYDLYNERQPCGQLFKSFMDPYIDFIGFISRTGRDYYLQHFAVKENQDAYRVCYLGVPDNGLNPGATDGAPMELFSCSNVIPLKRVELLVQAISLLNFPVHWYHAGNGESFEKVTALCHELLDSKPNVKWEMPGAIPNTEVVKYYQQQHVDLFLTSSETEGLPVSIMEAYSYGVPVAATAVGGIPEMVNLGTGYLLPENPTPQEIADVIRKHQNASATTRASLNLNARQLWFNSFHDKKNHEKFAKALLSL; encoded by the coding sequence ATGAAAAAACTTTGTCTGATTACTGACCACTATCCATATACCAAAGGTGAACTGCCTTTTGTCCTGCCAGAGTTAGCCGTTACACATCAATATTTTGATGTGCAGATTTTTTCAAAGGACATGCAGGAGCAGCAAGAATACACGCCTCCGTATGATATTCCCGCAAAACATTTTAACCTGACTGGGGGAAAAGCCTTTAAGGCCACACAGTATTTATACTACAAAACAAAAAAGATGTACCGGCAGGAAATTGAAGAAAAACATCCCGACCATCCTGCAAACCAAGTTGAAGCGGAAGTGCGAAATTTTCTGTTTAACGCAGAGATGCTCCGCCGATGGCTTAAAAGAGAAGGATGCTTTCAAGATATAACCAATACAGTTTACTATACCTTTTGGTACAGCACCGGCACTATGGCATTGGTGTTGGAAAAGCAAAAGCATCCAGAAATGAAAATTGCCACACGCGCACATGGTTATGACCTCTACAATGAGCGCCAACCTTGCGGACAGCTGTTTAAGTCTTTCATGGATCCTTACATCGATTTTATCGGTTTTATCTCCCGCACGGGCCGGGATTATTACCTGCAGCATTTTGCGGTAAAAGAAAATCAGGATGCTTACCGTGTCTGTTACCTTGGAGTTCCAGACAATGGGCTGAATCCTGGCGCCACCGACGGCGCCCCAATGGAACTATTTTCCTGTTCCAATGTAATCCCGTTAAAACGAGTGGAACTTTTGGTGCAGGCAATCAGTCTTTTGAATTTTCCAGTACATTGGTACCATGCCGGTAACGGAGAATCTTTTGAAAAAGTAACGGCACTCTGCCATGAACTCTTGGATAGCAAACCAAATGTCAAATGGGAAATGCCAGGTGCTATTCCAAATACAGAAGTTGTAAAATACTATCAGCAGCAGCATGTTGACCTGTTCTTAACTTCCTCCGAAACAGAAGGTTTGCCGGTATCCATTATGGAAGCATATTCTTATGGTGTTCCCGTTGCTGCGACAGCAGTTGGGGGCATTCCGGAAATGGTCAATCTAGGGACCGGATATTTACTGCCTGAGAATCCAACGCCGCAGGAAATTGCTGATGTCATACGGAAGCATCAAAACGCTTCCGCAACCACACGCGCCAGTTTGAACTTAAATGCACGGCAGTTATGGTTTAACTCTTTTCATGATAAGAAGAACCACGAAAAATTTGCGAAGGCACTTTTAAGCCTATAA
- the dapA gene encoding 4-hydroxy-tetrahydrodipicolinate synthase yields MKNPIFTGSAVALVTPFSADGSVNYEMLGQLLDMHLAKGTDAVVLCATSGESPVLSTDEYEKILQFGVKRIAGRIPVIAGAGSNSTAHALELCKTAEAVGADALLVVTPYYNKTSQNGLVAHYTYLADRVQKPIIIYNVPSRTGVNVKPETYKRLAEHPNINGVKEANGDISSVARTIALCADEFNIYSGNDDQTLPMLSLGGKGVISVFANCMPREMHDLCVSFLHGDTKKAAELEAKFLPLMDALFMDVNPIPVKEALRLMGIDCGICRLPLVEMDSAAKQKLAAVLKTYGLIQ; encoded by the coding sequence ATGAAGAATCCCATTTTTACCGGTTCTGCGGTTGCGCTGGTTACTCCCTTTTCCGCAGATGGGTCTGTAAACTATGAAATGCTTGGGCAACTGTTGGATATGCACCTTGCTAAGGGTACAGATGCGGTGGTTCTGTGTGCAACCAGTGGCGAATCTCCGGTGTTGTCCACAGACGAGTATGAAAAAATTCTCCAATTCGGTGTCAAACGGATTGCCGGGCGTATTCCTGTTATTGCCGGTGCTGGCAGTAATTCAACTGCGCATGCGTTGGAATTGTGTAAAACGGCTGAAGCGGTGGGCGCTGATGCTTTGTTGGTGGTAACGCCTTATTATAACAAAACATCTCAAAATGGATTGGTGGCGCATTATACTTATCTTGCTGACCGTGTTCAGAAGCCAATCATAATTTACAATGTCCCCTCCCGAACAGGCGTTAATGTGAAACCGGAAACTTACAAACGTCTGGCCGAGCATCCAAACATCAACGGTGTGAAAGAAGCAAATGGTGATATTTCATCTGTAGCTCGTACGATTGCTCTGTGTGCCGATGAATTTAACATTTATTCCGGCAATGATGATCAGACCCTGCCAATGCTCTCTTTGGGCGGAAAGGGCGTAATTTCTGTTTTTGCAAACTGCATGCCTCGGGAAATGCATGATTTGTGTGTGTCTTTTTTGCATGGTGATACGAAAAAAGCGGCAGAGCTGGAAGCAAAATTTTTGCCGCTAATGGATGCGCTCTTTATGGATGTAAATCCCATTCCAGTTAAAGAAGCATTACGTTTGATGGGAATTGACTGCGGTATTTGCCGTCTGCCACTAGTTGAAATGGACAGTGCTGCTAAGCAAAAACTTGCTGCGGTACTCAAAACCTATGGATTGATTCAGTAA
- the scfB gene encoding thioether cross-link-forming SCIFF peptide maturase yields MIHKYILNGYRIVLDTNSGAVHLFDAAPYDLLDYLDDSIPVQMPSAAKEALLKKYDAATLEDAYQELLQLQEMGQLFSSDDYEQFAGMMKDAPVKSMCLNISHDCNLRCAYCFAAQGDFGKGRMLMPFKVAKAAIDFLIKESANRHNLEVDFFGGEPLMNFEVVKQTVAYARSLEKEHNKNFRFTITTNGLLLDDDKIDFINREMSNCVLSLDGRKEVNDRLRVCPDGKTGSYDMIVPKYQKLVAGRGDKEYYVRGTFTKHNLDFTNDVLEMERLGFEQLSIEPVVSDPELDYSIKEEDLPAVFKEYEHLANIMIEKKKAGKCFNFFHFMIDLNQGPCAIKRLRGCSCGNEYVAITPLGEIFPCHQFVGNDEWIMGNVLNGTYDREMKNHFAAASVYTKPECKNCWAKFYCSGGCNANNNKYEGDILKPHKIACQLEQKRLECAIMIQAALAE; encoded by the coding sequence ATGATACATAAGTACATACTAAACGGATACCGAATCGTATTGGACACAAATTCCGGCGCTGTCCATTTATTTGACGCGGCACCATATGACCTTTTGGACTATTTAGATGATTCTATACCAGTACAAATGCCTTCAGCTGCAAAAGAAGCACTGCTTAAAAAATACGATGCGGCTACTTTGGAAGACGCTTATCAGGAACTTCTTCAGCTGCAGGAAATGGGACAGCTTTTTTCCTCTGATGACTACGAACAGTTTGCCGGCATGATGAAAGACGCGCCTGTCAAATCGATGTGCCTGAACATTTCACATGACTGCAATCTTCGCTGCGCCTATTGCTTTGCCGCACAAGGTGACTTCGGCAAAGGACGTATGCTGATGCCTTTTAAGGTTGCAAAAGCTGCAATCGATTTTTTGATCAAAGAATCTGCCAACCGTCACAATCTGGAAGTTGACTTCTTTGGCGGCGAACCGCTGATGAATTTCGAGGTTGTGAAGCAGACGGTTGCCTATGCACGCAGTTTGGAAAAAGAGCACAACAAAAACTTCCGTTTTACCATCACCACGAACGGTTTGCTGCTTGACGATGACAAAATAGATTTCATTAATCGTGAAATGTCCAACTGTGTTCTTTCTCTGGACGGGCGCAAAGAAGTAAATGATCGGCTGCGTGTCTGCCCGGACGGAAAGACCGGCTCATATGATATGATTGTTCCAAAATATCAAAAACTGGTTGCGGGCAGAGGGGACAAGGAATATTATGTCCGCGGCACTTTTACGAAGCATAACCTTGACTTCACAAATGATGTGCTGGAAATGGAACGACTTGGTTTCGAGCAGCTTTCTATTGAGCCGGTCGTTTCCGATCCGGAGCTGGACTATTCCATTAAAGAAGAAGACCTACCGGCAGTATTTAAAGAGTACGAGCATCTCGCAAACATCATGATTGAAAAAAAGAAAGCGGGAAAGTGCTTTAACTTCTTCCACTTCATGATTGACCTGAACCAGGGGCCGTGTGCCATCAAGCGCCTGCGCGGCTGCAGCTGCGGCAACGAATACGTCGCCATTACGCCACTGGGTGAAATCTTCCCGTGCCACCAGTTTGTCGGCAATGACGAATGGATCATGGGTAATGTGCTGAACGGTACCTATGACCGCGAAATGAAGAACCACTTTGCTGCAGCAAGTGTCTACACCAAACCCGAATGTAAAAATTGCTGGGCAAAATTCTACTGCAGCGGTGGCTGCAATGCCAACAACAATAAATATGAAGGGGATATTTTGAAGCCCCATAAAATTGCCTGTCAGCTTGAACAGAAACGTTTGGAATGCGCCATTATGATTCAGGCGGCATTAGCCGAATAA
- a CDS encoding stage II sporulation protein M: protein MKIIMQRLSESLPDKTELKNAMSQNRIQIVFAVILLIGVACGALLSRSAGLDTLKRLDFLFNSNFTVRSGTPAFSVFIASAASSFVFVLVCFLCGLSIWGAFFAPLVPLIRGIGLGMTAGYLYSAYGFHGGLFYAVVLLPGAYCSCLAIILAAKEALLFSRRLSSAGLSERGEAPKFVNYLSQFVRVLALTFLGAGVDVLFSWAFAGFIISLL from the coding sequence ATGAAAATTATCATGCAGCGTTTGTCAGAGTCTTTGCCGGACAAGACTGAATTGAAAAATGCTATGTCGCAAAACCGCATCCAGATTGTCTTTGCAGTTATCCTGCTGATTGGTGTTGCCTGCGGAGCACTCCTTTCACGCAGTGCGGGGCTGGATACATTAAAAAGGCTCGACTTCCTTTTTAACAGTAATTTCACTGTGCGGAGCGGGACACCCGCTTTCTCCGTATTTATTGCTTCCGCAGCATCATCTTTTGTTTTTGTGCTTGTTTGTTTTTTGTGCGGGCTTTCTATTTGGGGAGCTTTTTTCGCACCGCTGGTTCCACTTATCCGTGGAATTGGTCTTGGGATGACTGCTGGATATTTATATTCCGCCTATGGTTTCCATGGTGGATTGTTTTATGCTGTTGTCCTTTTGCCCGGTGCCTACTGCAGCTGTTTGGCAATTATTTTGGCTGCAAAAGAGGCATTGCTTTTTTCCCGCAGACTTTCCAGTGCAGGGCTGTCTGAAAGGGGAGAAGCCCCTAAATTCGTTAATTACCTTTCGCAATTTGTCCGTGTGTTAGCACTCACCTTTCTGGGTGCTGGGGTGGATGTATTATTTTCATGGGCTTTTGCGGGGTTTATTATATCTTTGCTTTAA